From one Gossypium hirsutum isolate 1008001.06 chromosome D08, Gossypium_hirsutum_v2.1, whole genome shotgun sequence genomic stretch:
- the LOC107909660 gene encoding auxin-responsive protein SAUR32: MGIGGDKQQHVSFHLHMPNLHLHGFHHHENKDLKDIPKGCLAVLVGQGQEQQRFVIPLIYITHPLFMQLLKEAEEEYGFDHEGPITIPCHVQEFRNVQGMIDKDHHHHHHHHGWCLF, translated from the coding sequence atgggGATTGGAGGAGACAAGCAGCAGCACGTGAGCTTCCACCTTCATATGCCGAACCTTCATCTTCATGGGTTCCATCATCATGAGAACAAGGACCTCAAAGATATCCCAAAGGGGTGCCTGGCGGTCCTGGTGGGTCAAGGCCAAGAGCAGCAAAGGTTTGTGATCCCGCTCATCTATATCACCCACCCCTTGTTCATGCAGCTCTTGAAGGAAGCGGAGGAAGAGTATGGTTTCGATCATGAAGGCCCCATCACCATCCCTTGCCATGTCCAGGAGTTTCGCAATGTTCAAGGGATGATCGATAAAGACCaccatcaccaccaccaccatcatgGCTGGTGTTTGTTTTAG